The following coding sequences are from one Gossypium raimondii isolate GPD5lz chromosome 4, ASM2569854v1, whole genome shotgun sequence window:
- the LOC128040477 gene encoding uncharacterized protein LOC128040477, producing MLKNIRVVKEFLDVFPEELPGLPPEHEVEFRIELLFGAAPVSIAPYRMAPKELKELKVKLQELLDRAFIRPSVSPKANVVADALSRKEMGELRAMFARLSLFEDRGFLTVLQVRPTLLDEIKLKQLPDTPHVKLIEKGKNSDFAINSEGFLCYRGRYYVPSDSKLRQSILREAHCNPYVMHPKGCKMF from the exons ATGTTGAAGAATATCCGTGTAGTGAAAGAATTTCTAGATGTCTTTCCAGAAGAGTTACCTGGTTTACCTCCAGAACATGAGGTTGAATTCAGAATTGAGTTGCTTTTTGGGGCAGCACCGGTGTCTATTGCACCCTATCGCATGGCACCTAAGGAGCTTAAAGAGCTCAAAGTGAAGTTGCAAGAGTTGCTAGATCGTGCCTTCATAAGGCCAAGTGTATCACC TAAAGCTAATGTTGtggctgatgctttgagtagaaaagaGATGGGTGAGTTAAGGGCAATGTTTGCTAGGTTGAGTTTGTTTGAGGATAGAGGCTTTCTTACGGTATTGCAAGTGCGACCTACTCTGTTGGATGAGATTAAGTTAAAGCAGTTACCAGATACACCTCATGTGAAACTTATCGAGAAGGGTAAGAATTCAGATTTTGCCATTAATTCCGAGGGATTTCTGTGCTATCGAGGGAGATATTATGTACCTTCAGATTCAAAGTTGAGGCAGTCCATTCTGAGGGAAGCGCATTGTAATCCTTATGTTATGCACCCTAAAGGGTGTAAGATGTTTTGA